A window from Synechococcus sp. RSCCF101 encodes these proteins:
- a CDS encoding type IV pilus twitching motility protein PilT, with the protein MDLMIEDLMEQLVEGGGSDLHLAAGQPPYGRFSGELRPMLEEPLTEENCNRLIFSILNNAQRKQLEQTWELDCSYGLKGISRFRVNVYRQRGSYASCLRALGSKVPSLKVLGLPDVVEAVSHSPKGLVLVTGPTGSGKTTTLAALLQHINESRAEHILTIEDPIEFVYASDKSLIHQRELNEDTRSFANALRAALREDPDVILIGEMRDLETIQLAIRAAETGHLVFGTLHTSSAAQTVDRIVDVFPPEQQTQIRVQLSGSLVGVFSQTLCKRSNPKPGQYGRVMAQEIMVNTPAIANLIREGKTAQLYSQIQTGGQHGMQTLERALANLAMNGEITLEEAKSRSSKPEELKRLVSA; encoded by the coding sequence ATGGACTTGATGATTGAGGACCTCATGGAGCAGCTCGTGGAGGGCGGGGGCAGTGACCTGCACCTGGCGGCCGGCCAGCCTCCCTATGGACGCTTCAGCGGGGAGCTGAGGCCGATGCTTGAGGAACCTCTGACCGAGGAGAACTGCAACCGACTCATCTTTTCGATCCTCAACAACGCCCAGCGCAAACAGCTGGAGCAGACATGGGAGCTGGACTGCTCATACGGTCTCAAGGGCATCTCCCGCTTCCGGGTCAACGTCTACCGCCAGAGGGGCAGCTACGCCTCCTGCCTGCGGGCGCTCGGCAGCAAGGTGCCCAGCCTGAAGGTGCTTGGTCTGCCGGACGTGGTGGAGGCCGTGAGCCATTCACCCAAGGGACTGGTATTGGTCACCGGACCAACCGGATCCGGGAAGACAACCACGTTGGCCGCTCTGCTCCAACACATCAACGAGTCCAGAGCAGAGCACATTCTCACCATTGAGGATCCGATCGAATTCGTCTACGCCAGCGATAAGAGTCTGATTCATCAGCGAGAGCTGAATGAGGATACACGCTCCTTCGCCAATGCATTGAGGGCTGCGCTGCGTGAAGATCCAGATGTGATTCTAATCGGGGAGATGCGAGATCTGGAGACCATTCAGTTGGCCATCCGTGCCGCAGAGACCGGCCACCTCGTCTTTGGCACATTGCACACCAGCTCGGCAGCCCAGACGGTGGATCGCATCGTGGATGTCTTCCCACCTGAACAGCAGACCCAGATCCGTGTGCAACTCAGTGGCAGTCTTGTGGGGGTCTTCTCCCAAACGCTCTGCAAGCGCTCCAACCCCAAGCCAGGTCAGTATGGCCGGGTCATGGCTCAGGAAATCATGGTGAACACTCCGGCCATCGCCAACCTGATCCGCGAAGGAAAAACGGCTCAGCTGTATTCCCAGATTCAGACCGGTGGTCAACACGGCATGCAAACCCTTGAACGCGCCCTCGCCAACCTGGCGATGAATGGGGAGATCACACTGGAGGAAGCCAAGTCGCGGTCCAGCAAACCCGAGGAGCTCAAGCGACTCGTGAGCGCCTGA
- a CDS encoding type II secretion system F family protein: MASFIATYTARGKEQTLTLRANDVTAARRRLRRRGIRPTTLVKQSKEAVRTGAASGGLANLQSLSKLNIGRYFEAAPDVKDRALFASKLSALVDAGVPIVRGIDLMAKQQKKPLFRRALEQVSLVVNEGGSLGEAFRQWPKVFDRLTLAMVEAGEAGGVLDETLARLSKLLEENARIQNQIKGALGYPTTVFGLAVLVFLGMTMFVIPTFGEIFDSLDAELPAFTQFMLDLSALLRSAFLVVIIGLLILAAALFRGYYNTPHGKRVVDRIVLKLPLFGDLIQKAATAQFCRIFSALTRAGVPILYSLEIAADTAGNAIISDAILSSREMIQEGVLLSRALVEQGQVFPEMALGMLGIGEETGEMDAMLSKVADFYEDEVSAAVKLLTSMLEPAMIVLVGGIVGALLLSMYLPMFAVFNEIG, translated from the coding sequence ATGGCCTCTTTCATCGCCACGTACACCGCCAGGGGCAAGGAACAGACTCTCACCCTCAGGGCAAACGATGTAACTGCAGCCCGCCGCAGGCTACGGCGGCGCGGCATTCGGCCAACAACTCTGGTGAAACAGAGCAAGGAGGCCGTCCGCACGGGGGCCGCTAGCGGGGGCCTGGCCAACCTGCAGAGTTTGAGCAAACTCAACATCGGACGCTATTTCGAAGCAGCTCCAGATGTGAAGGATCGGGCACTGTTCGCCAGCAAGCTCTCCGCTCTGGTGGACGCCGGCGTTCCCATCGTGCGGGGGATCGATCTGATGGCCAAGCAACAGAAGAAGCCCCTGTTCCGTCGTGCTCTGGAGCAGGTGAGCCTGGTCGTCAACGAAGGGGGTAGCCTCGGGGAGGCCTTTCGCCAGTGGCCCAAGGTGTTCGACAGGCTCACTCTGGCCATGGTGGAGGCGGGAGAGGCCGGCGGTGTTCTGGATGAAACCCTGGCCCGCCTGTCCAAGCTTCTCGAGGAGAATGCACGCATCCAGAATCAAATCAAAGGCGCATTGGGTTATCCAACAACAGTCTTTGGTCTGGCAGTGCTCGTTTTCCTTGGAATGACGATGTTTGTGATTCCTACTTTCGGTGAGATCTTCGATTCGCTGGATGCGGAACTACCGGCATTCACCCAATTCATGCTTGATCTTAGCGCATTACTTAGATCAGCCTTTCTTGTGGTGATTATTGGCCTCCTTATTCTTGCTGCAGCACTTTTTCGAGGTTACTACAACACTCCCCATGGGAAACGAGTCGTTGATCGCATTGTTCTCAAACTCCCCCTGTTCGGAGACCTCATTCAGAAAGCCGCAACAGCTCAATTCTGTCGTATCTTCAGTGCCTTGACTCGGGCCGGGGTTCCGATCCTCTACTCACTCGAGATTGCTGCAGATACCGCTGGGAACGCCATCATCTCCGACGCCATCCTTTCGTCCCGAGAAATGATCCAAGAGGGTGTGCTACTCAGCCGCGCTCTTGTGGAGCAGGGTCAAGTCTTTCCCGAAATGGCTCTGGGGATGCTCGGCATCGGCGAGGAGACGGGAGAGATGGATGCCATGCTCTCAAAGGTTGCAGACTTCTACGAGGACGAGGTCTCAGCAGCCGTGAAACTGCTCACCTCCATGCTGGAACCGGCCATGATCGTTTTGGTCGGCGGCATTGTGGGAGCGTTGTTGCTGTCGATGTACCTACCGATGTTTGCAGTGTTCAACGAAATCGGCTGA
- a CDS encoding NAD(P)/FAD-dependent oxidoreductase has translation MGSPRWDVVVAGGGPAGLMAAITSAEAGVARVLVLEAAPEPLGKVLISGGGRCNVTHACWDPVDLVSHYPRGSRPLRGPFSRFAAADTVAWFAKRGLQLVEEADGRLFPRTHRSSDVVACLLRAARSSGVQLWTGAGLQTLRPGQSGGGWQLGLRGRSVATPQLEAGRVLLATGSHPSGRRLAGQLGLKVVDPVPSLFTLALAERPLQSLAGVVVKPVSMELRVGRRRHRERGVLLITHWGLSGPAVLRLTAFAARDLHAAGYRAELQVDWSGGMAAGELEQLLGSMRADQGRQRLRSRRPWPELSRRLWQQLVQDAGLDGDQPWGELSARGLDRLLAALRRSSYSVSGRGPFGEEFVTAGGISLSEIDLATMACRRHAGLHVAGELLDVDGVTGGFNFQHCWTSGWIAGRAMADAAV, from the coding sequence ATGGGCTCCCCGCGCTGGGATGTGGTGGTGGCCGGTGGTGGTCCCGCCGGGCTGATGGCCGCCATCACGTCCGCTGAGGCCGGTGTGGCTCGTGTCCTGGTGCTGGAGGCGGCGCCGGAACCGTTGGGCAAGGTCCTCATCAGCGGCGGCGGGCGTTGCAATGTCACCCATGCCTGCTGGGATCCGGTGGATCTGGTGAGCCACTACCCGAGAGGATCCAGGCCGCTGCGGGGACCTTTCAGCCGCTTCGCCGCCGCCGACACCGTGGCCTGGTTCGCCAAACGGGGGCTGCAGCTGGTGGAGGAGGCCGATGGACGCCTCTTCCCGCGCACGCATCGCTCCAGCGATGTGGTGGCCTGTCTGCTCAGGGCGGCGCGATCCAGCGGCGTGCAGCTGTGGACCGGGGCAGGACTGCAGACGCTCCGCCCGGGCCAAAGCGGCGGGGGCTGGCAGCTGGGGTTGCGGGGGAGGTCCGTCGCCACGCCGCAGCTGGAGGCCGGGCGCGTGCTCCTGGCCACCGGCAGTCATCCGAGCGGCCGCAGGCTGGCCGGGCAGCTGGGGCTGAAGGTGGTGGATCCGGTTCCCTCCCTGTTCACCCTCGCGCTGGCCGAAAGGCCCCTGCAGTCACTGGCGGGAGTGGTGGTCAAGCCGGTCTCCATGGAGCTGCGGGTCGGACGCCGCCGCCACCGCGAACGCGGTGTGCTGCTGATCACCCACTGGGGGCTCAGTGGCCCCGCCGTCCTGCGGCTCACCGCCTTCGCCGCCAGAGATCTGCATGCCGCCGGCTACCGGGCGGAGCTGCAGGTGGACTGGAGCGGGGGAATGGCTGCCGGGGAGCTGGAGCAGCTGCTTGGAAGCATGCGCGCCGACCAGGGGCGCCAGCGACTCCGGAGCCGCCGGCCCTGGCCCGAGCTCAGTCGCCGCCTCTGGCAGCAGTTGGTGCAGGACGCCGGTCTGGACGGGGATCAGCCCTGGGGGGAGCTGTCGGCCAGGGGCCTGGACCGTCTGCTTGCCGCTCTGCGCCGCAGCAGCTATTCGGTCAGCGGCCGCGGCCCGTTCGGGGAGGAGTTCGTCACGGCCGGTGGCATCAGCCTTTCGGAGATCGACCTGGCGACCATGGCCTGCCGGCGGCACGCCGGGCTTCATGTGGCCGGCGAGCTGCTCGATGTGGATGGCGTGACGGGTGGCTTCAACTTCCAGCATTGCTGGACCAGCGGCTGGATCGCCGGCCGGGCCATGGCGGATGCTGCGGTCTGA
- the dusA gene encoding tRNA dihydrouridine(20/20a) synthase DusA, whose translation MATILSRQAPPHRFSVAPMMDCTDRHFRVLMRQISRRCLLYTEMVVANALHHARRRPPAERERCLERLIGFDGCERPLVLQLGGEDPQLLAEAAELAAEWGYDELNLNVGCPSPRVRSGRFGACLMDEPERVARCVRAMAQASGLPVSVKHRVGLNGAASLETLERFMLPVAAAGACRFSVHARSAWLEGLDPKQNRTVPPLRHDLVQTMKARHPELVIELNGGLEDLEQCRQALGWADGVMVGRAAYGHPLRWSRVDQVLFGEGRPEPSAALEPSRVLLDLVPYAERWCEGGGRLWALGRHLVHLVEGLPGARRWRQRFTTAACRAGAGAQSLVAAAAELAAAGH comes from the coding sequence ATGGCCACCATCCTGAGCCGGCAAGCCCCGCCCCATCGCTTCAGCGTGGCGCCGATGATGGACTGCACCGATCGGCACTTCCGCGTGCTGATGCGGCAGATCTCCCGGCGCTGCCTGCTCTACACGGAGATGGTCGTGGCCAATGCTCTGCACCACGCCCGCCGGCGGCCGCCGGCGGAGCGCGAGCGGTGCCTGGAGCGCCTGATCGGCTTCGATGGCTGTGAGCGCCCACTCGTGCTCCAGCTGGGCGGGGAGGATCCGCAGCTGCTGGCGGAAGCGGCCGAGCTGGCGGCCGAGTGGGGCTATGACGAGCTCAACCTGAATGTGGGCTGTCCCAGCCCGCGCGTGCGCAGCGGTCGCTTCGGGGCCTGCCTCATGGACGAGCCCGAGCGGGTGGCCCGCTGTGTGCGGGCCATGGCGCAGGCCTCAGGTCTGCCGGTGAGCGTCAAGCACCGGGTGGGGCTCAACGGTGCGGCCTCGCTGGAGACGCTGGAGCGGTTCATGCTGCCGGTGGCGGCTGCCGGCGCGTGCCGCTTCTCGGTCCATGCCCGTTCGGCCTGGCTGGAGGGTCTGGACCCGAAGCAGAACCGCACGGTCCCGCCGTTGCGGCATGACCTGGTCCAGACGATGAAGGCACGGCATCCGGAGCTGGTGATCGAGCTGAACGGCGGCCTGGAGGATCTGGAGCAGTGCCGTCAGGCCCTCGGCTGGGCCGATGGCGTCATGGTGGGGCGGGCGGCCTATGGCCATCCCCTGCGCTGGAGCCGCGTGGATCAGGTGCTGTTCGGAGAGGGCAGGCCCGAGCCGTCAGCCGCTCTGGAGCCCTCCCGGGTGCTGCTGGATCTGGTTCCCTATGCCGAGCGCTGGTGCGAGGGCGGCGGACGGCTCTGGGCGCTGGGGCGTCACCTGGTGCACCTGGTGGAAGGCCTGCCGGGAGCACGGCGCTGGCGGCAACGGTTCACCACGGCGGCCTGCCGGGCCGGCGCCGGCGCACAGAGCCTGGTGGCCGCCGCCGCGGAGCTGGCAGCGGCGGGGCACTAG
- the argH gene encoding argininosuccinate lyase → MAQVPHPPAPDAGGAASVTGSGGSGWSDRFEEGLHPFIEGFNASIGFDRELLRHDLIGSRAHARMLSEVGVLTAVEADQLDQALVTIQRDAEEGRFVPSLQDEDVHFAVERRLIEMVGSLGKKLHTGRSRNDQVSTDLRLWLREQIDALQGDLADYRSALLDLAETHLETLIPGYTHLQRAQPLSLAHHLLAYVEMAGRDSERLAEVRRRVNQCPLGAAALAGTPVPIDRHSTARQLGFEGLCANSLDAVSDRDFVVDFLSGASLILVHLSRLSEEVILWASEEFAFVTLSDRCATGSSLMPQKKNPDVPELVRGKSGRVFGSLMAMLTVLKGLPLAYNKDLQEDKEGLFDAVRTTRDCLRAMTILLREGLSFRPARLADAVASDFSNATDVADYLVGKDVPFREAYQLVGRVVKTCLAEGCLLRDLPLSRWQEMHPLIEADLLERLEPRAVVQARTSWGGTSIDLVREALARHRQT, encoded by the coding sequence ATGGCCCAGGTTCCGCACCCGCCCGCGCCGGACGCCGGCGGGGCCGCCAGTGTCACCGGCAGTGGCGGCAGCGGCTGGAGCGACCGGTTCGAGGAGGGGCTGCACCCGTTCATCGAGGGCTTCAACGCCTCCATCGGCTTCGATCGGGAGCTGCTGCGTCATGACCTGATCGGCTCGAGGGCCCATGCCCGCATGCTCTCCGAGGTCGGGGTGCTCACAGCCGTGGAGGCCGATCAGCTCGATCAAGCCCTGGTGACCATCCAGCGCGATGCGGAGGAGGGCCGCTTCGTGCCCTCCCTTCAGGACGAGGACGTTCACTTCGCGGTCGAGCGGCGCCTGATCGAGATGGTGGGCTCCCTGGGCAAGAAGCTGCACACGGGCCGCAGTCGCAACGATCAGGTCAGCACCGACCTGCGCCTCTGGCTGCGGGAGCAGATCGACGCTCTCCAGGGCGATCTGGCCGACTACCGGAGCGCCCTGCTCGATCTGGCCGAGACCCACCTGGAGACGCTCATCCCCGGCTACACCCATCTGCAGAGGGCTCAGCCACTCTCCCTCGCCCACCACCTGCTCGCCTACGTGGAGATGGCCGGTCGCGACAGCGAGCGACTGGCCGAGGTGCGCCGGCGGGTCAACCAGTGCCCGCTCGGTGCTGCGGCCCTGGCAGGCACACCTGTTCCGATCGACAGGCACAGCACGGCGCGTCAGCTGGGTTTCGAGGGTCTCTGCGCCAACAGCCTCGATGCGGTGAGCGATCGGGATTTCGTCGTGGACTTCCTCTCCGGCGCCAGTCTGATCCTGGTGCATCTGAGCCGGCTGAGTGAGGAGGTGATCCTCTGGGCCAGTGAGGAGTTCGCCTTCGTGACCCTCAGTGATCGCTGCGCCACCGGCAGCAGCCTGATGCCTCAGAAGAAGAATCCCGATGTGCCCGAGCTGGTGCGTGGCAAGAGCGGGCGGGTGTTCGGATCCCTGATGGCCATGCTGACCGTGCTCAAGGGTCTCCCCCTTGCGTACAACAAGGACCTCCAGGAGGACAAGGAGGGTCTGTTCGATGCCGTGCGCACGACCCGCGACTGCCTCCGGGCGATGACGATCCTGCTGCGGGAGGGCCTGAGCTTCCGGCCGGCCCGCCTGGCCGATGCCGTGGCGTCCGATTTCTCCAATGCCACCGATGTCGCCGACTATCTGGTGGGCAAGGACGTGCCCTTCCGGGAGGCCTACCAGCTGGTCGGCCGCGTGGTGAAGACCTGTCTGGCGGAGGGTTGTCTGCTGAGAGATCTGCCGTTGTCGCGCTGGCAGGAGATGCACCCCCTGATCGAGGCCGATCTGCTCGAGCGACTGGAGCCGCGCGCTGTGGTTCAGGCCCGCACCAGCTGGGGCGGCACCTCCATCGATCTGGTGCGCGAGGCCCTCGCCCGGCACCGTCAGACCTGA
- a CDS encoding PP2C family protein-serine/threonine phosphatase: MGSLPPHRSTPPAQQPADPFTATVSLRQLLASLTREQRRNQELLTSLAFGLRSFTNLGRFLELVPLLTARLVEAEAALLVPLHADGRLWRQHIHGHPQGPVADVVHQLAQLPDESLLDQGDEEARSAFLDALVQRQLSSASLFATTVSARAHIRGRLYVVSSRSPIRWSEVHRRHVQLVADLTGVAIETDTLLEDQRQHERVDRQLTIGAEIQAQLLPDHCPVIAGIELAARCRPAFQVGGDYYDFIPTRPQALGKRREQGRWAIVMGDVMGKGVPAGLLMTLMRGMLRAEVLSGHPPDRILHDLNQLAQEDLAHSHRFVTLFYSDYDPLTRRLRYANAAHNPPLLWRESRRRLDRLDSPGLLIGLQPEVDFGSDSLQLQPGDVILYYTDGVTEAPGLTGDRFDEPRLQAAFRSACQSGADAQGILDDLFARLDRYVGANRRLEDDASMVVLRVPGGVTLPSLAG, from the coding sequence TTGGGCAGCCTGCCGCCCCACAGGTCCACCCCACCCGCGCAACAGCCCGCCGATCCGTTCACGGCCACGGTGTCCCTGCGCCAGCTGCTGGCCAGCCTCACCCGTGAACAGCGCCGCAACCAGGAGCTCCTCACCTCCCTCGCCTTCGGGCTGCGCAGTTTCACCAACCTGGGGCGGTTCCTCGAGCTGGTTCCCCTGCTCACCGCCCGGCTGGTGGAGGCGGAGGCCGCCCTGCTGGTGCCCCTGCATGCCGACGGCCGCCTCTGGCGTCAGCACATCCACGGCCACCCGCAAGGCCCGGTCGCCGATGTGGTGCACCAGCTCGCGCAGCTGCCGGATGAGAGCCTCCTGGACCAGGGAGACGAGGAGGCCCGGTCCGCCTTTCTCGATGCCCTGGTGCAGCGGCAGCTGAGCAGCGCCTCCCTCTTCGCCACCACCGTGTCGGCCCGCGCCCACATCCGCGGACGCCTGTACGTGGTTTCCTCACGATCGCCGATCCGCTGGAGCGAGGTGCATCGCCGCCACGTTCAGCTGGTGGCCGATCTCACGGGCGTGGCCATCGAGACCGACACCCTGCTGGAGGATCAGCGGCAGCACGAGCGCGTGGATCGCCAGCTCACCATCGGCGCCGAGATCCAGGCACAGCTGCTGCCGGATCACTGCCCCGTGATCGCCGGCATCGAGCTGGCCGCCCGCTGCCGGCCCGCCTTTCAGGTGGGTGGGGACTACTACGACTTCATCCCCACCCGTCCCCAGGCCCTCGGCAAGCGGCGCGAGCAGGGCCGCTGGGCCATCGTCATGGGCGATGTGATGGGCAAGGGGGTGCCGGCCGGGCTCCTGATGACCCTGATGCGCGGCATGCTGCGGGCCGAGGTGCTGAGTGGTCATCCGCCCGATCGCATCCTCCACGATCTGAACCAGCTGGCTCAGGAGGATCTGGCCCACTCCCACCGCTTCGTCACGCTCTTCTACTCCGACTACGACCCCCTGACCCGGCGACTGCGCTACGCCAACGCCGCCCACAACCCCCCGCTGCTGTGGCGGGAGAGCCGACGTCGGCTGGATCGGCTCGATTCACCGGGACTGCTGATCGGCCTGCAGCCGGAGGTGGATTTCGGCAGCGACTCGCTTCAGCTTCAGCCCGGTGACGTGATCCTGTACTACACCGATGGCGTGACGGAGGCCCCCGGGCTCACCGGCGATCGCTTCGATGAACCGAGGCTTCAGGCCGCCTTCCGCAGCGCCTGCCAGTCCGGCGCCGATGCCCAGGGCATCCTCGACGATCTGTTCGCGCGACTCGACCGCTATGTGGGTGCCAACCGCCGACTGGAGGACGATGCCTCGATGGTGGTGCTGCGGGTGCCCGGCGGTGTGACGCTGCCCAGCCTTGCCGGCTGA
- the ftsY gene encoding signal recognition particle-docking protein FtsY has product MVFDWFKRQRSGPSPEPPSDTPEAQQDPPAEGPGPESESASEPAPELTGSSGESSPAPVQEPASETERSPTPPAPVASGPDEASLAWAREVYARLKAQQQARSAPAAPEPPPAEPVAQSEPQESVLDPAPAAADPAPAAAEPAPADPAPPPPSPGLSLLERAAAERQVRQQEQRERAVVDIPAATTTAPQTPPLVAPAPESDAEPAGRPAEQERLGGFDSTFTWSAEVLAAQGRRAEEVSLEEIDWLGRLRRGLEKTRQGFVTQLLSSLGDDPLTPELLEELETLLLRADAGVAATDQVIEALRQRMNEEVVDSSEGLAFLKQQLRDLLEGPIRRSGAELLVPQRERLNIWLMVGVNGVGKTTTIGKLANLARRSGYSALIAAADTFRAAAVEQVRIWGERSDVAVVANASANADPAAVVFDALGAARSKGTELLFVDTAGRLQTKHNLMEELAKIRRVIDRQAPEAVVESLLVLDASQGQNGLRQALAFARAAALTGVVITKLDGTARGGVALAVASDADLPIRFIGAGEGALDLRPFNSYEFVEALLAG; this is encoded by the coding sequence ATGGTGTTCGACTGGTTCAAACGGCAGCGGAGCGGACCCTCCCCCGAGCCGCCTTCCGACACTCCCGAGGCCCAGCAGGACCCACCTGCCGAGGGACCCGGACCGGAATCCGAGTCAGCGTCGGAACCCGCGCCTGAGCTGACCGGCAGCTCGGGCGAATCGAGCCCGGCTCCAGTGCAGGAACCGGCCTCCGAAACGGAGCGCTCTCCCACGCCGCCGGCCCCGGTGGCATCCGGCCCGGATGAGGCCTCTCTGGCCTGGGCTCGTGAGGTCTATGCCCGCCTCAAGGCCCAGCAGCAGGCCCGTTCCGCCCCTGCCGCGCCGGAACCCCCACCCGCCGAACCGGTCGCCCAGTCGGAGCCGCAGGAGTCCGTCCTTGACCCGGCTCCGGCTGCGGCTGACCCGGCCCCCGCCGCTGCTGAGCCGGCTCCCGCTGACCCTGCTCCGCCGCCGCCCTCTCCCGGCCTCTCCCTGCTGGAGCGGGCCGCCGCCGAACGCCAGGTGCGGCAGCAGGAACAGCGCGAGCGGGCGGTGGTGGACATCCCGGCTGCGACCACCACCGCTCCGCAGACTCCCCCCCTCGTCGCCCCAGCTCCCGAGAGCGACGCCGAGCCCGCCGGTCGGCCGGCGGAGCAGGAGCGGCTTGGAGGGTTCGACAGCACCTTCACCTGGTCCGCCGAGGTCCTGGCGGCCCAGGGGCGCCGGGCGGAGGAGGTGTCCCTTGAGGAGATCGACTGGCTCGGTCGCCTGCGCCGCGGCCTGGAGAAGACCCGCCAGGGGTTTGTCACCCAGCTGCTCAGCAGCCTCGGGGACGATCCCCTCACCCCGGAGCTGCTGGAGGAGCTGGAGACCCTGCTGCTCCGTGCTGACGCGGGCGTGGCCGCCACGGATCAGGTCATCGAGGCCCTGCGGCAGCGCATGAACGAGGAGGTGGTCGATTCCAGCGAAGGGCTGGCCTTTCTCAAGCAGCAGCTGCGCGATCTGCTCGAGGGGCCGATCCGGCGGAGCGGCGCCGAGCTGCTGGTGCCGCAGCGGGAACGCCTCAACATCTGGCTGATGGTGGGTGTGAACGGCGTGGGCAAGACCACCACCATCGGCAAGCTGGCCAATCTGGCTCGGCGCAGCGGCTACTCAGCCCTGATCGCCGCCGCCGACACCTTCCGCGCCGCCGCCGTGGAGCAGGTGCGCATCTGGGGCGAACGCAGCGATGTGGCAGTGGTGGCCAATGCCAGTGCCAATGCCGACCCGGCAGCCGTGGTGTTCGACGCTCTCGGTGCAGCCCGTTCCAAGGGCACCGAACTGCTGTTCGTCGACACGGCCGGTCGCCTGCAGACCAAGCACAACCTGATGGAGGAACTCGCCAAGATCCGCCGCGTGATCGACCGGCAGGCGCCGGAGGCGGTTGTGGAGTCGCTGCTGGTGCTGGATGCCAGCCAGGGTCAGAACGGATTGCGGCAGGCCCTGGCCTTCGCCCGGGCCGCGGCTCTGACCGGAGTCGTGATCACCAAGCTCGACGGCACCGCCCGCGGAGGCGTTGCCCTGGCCGTGGCCTCGGATGCGGATCTGCCGATCCGCTTCATCGGCGCCGGAGAGGGGGCGCTGGATCTGCGGCCGTTCAACAGCTACGAATTCGTCGAGGCGCTTCTGGCGGGTTGA
- the nusB gene encoding transcription antitermination factor NusB codes for MHERSLARELALLTLAQIPDRGPAPDAAAEIPSLLERALTGLREHLRETLDRAADDLERCQQQLGRETPDAEQARILLGDGLGRAEQVLNHLSGCLDLPRLLLLADQGSIRRQVEERVRLVLNQRESIDERLDAVMEGWRLKRLPRIDRDILRLASVDLELLRTPPAVACNEAVELAHRYSDDQGRRMINGVLRRLMEAPASRG; via the coding sequence ATGCACGAGCGTTCACTGGCCCGGGAGCTGGCGCTCCTGACCCTGGCTCAGATCCCCGACCGTGGTCCGGCCCCGGACGCCGCCGCGGAGATTCCCTCCCTGCTGGAGCGTGCCCTCACCGGTCTGCGGGAGCATCTTCGGGAAACCCTCGACCGTGCTGCCGACGACCTGGAGCGCTGCCAGCAGCAGCTCGGCCGGGAGACGCCCGATGCCGAGCAGGCCCGCATCCTTCTGGGGGATGGCCTGGGAAGGGCCGAGCAGGTGCTCAACCATCTCTCCGGCTGTCTCGACCTGCCCCGGCTTCTGCTGCTCGCCGATCAGGGCAGCATCCGCCGTCAGGTGGAGGAGCGGGTACGGCTGGTGCTCAATCAGCGCGAGAGCATCGATGAGCGTCTTGACGCGGTGATGGAGGGATGGCGCCTCAAGCGCCTGCCCCGCATCGACCGCGACATCCTCCGCCTGGCCAGTGTGGATCTGGAGCTGCTGCGCACCCCTCCGGCGGTGGCCTGCAATGAGGCGGTGGAACTGGCCCATCGCTATAGCGACGACCAGGGCCGTCGCATGATCAACGGTGTTCTGCGGCGGTTGATGGAGGCCCCCGCATCCAGAGGCTGA
- a CDS encoding DUF502 domain-containing protein yields MVQSNPRPDQPFGLRLRQDLKNDLIAGLLVVIPLATTIWLSTTVSRFVLTFVTSIPKQFNPFINLNPLLQDLINVSLGVMVPLLAILLIGLMARNIVGRWLLEFGEGTLLRIPLAGSVYKTLKQLLETFLRDNTSRFRRVVLVEYPREGLFAIGFVTGQLAATLQADFDERMLSVFIPTSPNPTTGWYTVVAERAVRDLDLSVEDAFRTIISAGIVSPDERVTPTTRSFSTLLAQLRSPVPPGSRGGISGLS; encoded by the coding sequence TTGGTTCAATCCAATCCCCGACCTGATCAGCCCTTCGGGCTTCGCCTGAGGCAGGACCTCAAGAACGATCTGATCGCCGGTCTGCTGGTGGTGATTCCCCTGGCCACCACAATCTGGTTGTCAACAACCGTCAGCCGATTCGTGCTGACGTTCGTGACATCCATTCCGAAGCAGTTCAACCCCTTCATCAACCTCAATCCTCTCCTCCAGGATCTGATCAATGTCAGCCTCGGAGTGATGGTGCCCCTCCTGGCCATCCTTCTGATCGGCCTGATGGCCCGGAACATCGTCGGGCGCTGGTTGCTCGAGTTCGGCGAAGGCACGCTGCTGCGCATCCCCCTGGCCGGTTCCGTCTACAAGACGCTGAAACAGCTGCTGGAGACCTTTCTGCGCGACAACACCAGCCGCTTCCGCCGGGTGGTGCTGGTGGAATACCCCCGCGAAGGACTGTTCGCCATCGGCTTCGTGACCGGGCAGCTGGCAGCCACGCTTCAGGCGGATTTCGACGAGCGGATGCTGAGTGTCTTCATCCCCACCTCTCCCAATCCCACAACCGGCTGGTACACCGTTGTGGCCGAGCGGGCCGTCCGCGACCTGGACCTGTCGGTGGAGGACGCCTTCCGCACCATCATCTCGGCTGGGATCGTCAGCCCCGACGAGCGGGTCACCCCGACGACCCGCAGTTTCTCGACCCTGCTGGCACAGCTTCGCTCCCCCGTGCCACCCGGTTCCAGGGGCGGCATCTCCGGCCTGTCCTGA